From a single Mycolicibacterium mengxianglii genomic region:
- the proB gene encoding glutamate 5-kinase, producing the protein MSVHREAVRTARSIVVKIGTTALTTPTGVFDARRLQSLVDAIEGRMKAGSDVVIVSSGAIAAGIEPLGLLRRPTDLATKQAAASVGQVALVNSWSAAFRRYDRTVGQVLLTAHDISMRVQHTNAQRTLDRLRALHAVAIVNENDTVATNEIRFGDNDRLSALVAHLVGADALILLSDIDGLYDSDPRKSGARFIPEVNGPDDLEGVIAGRGSSLGTGGMASKLSSALLAADAGVPVLLAAAADAANALSDASVGTVFAPRGTRMSARRFWVRYAADSAGSLTLDEGAVRAVLKQRRSLLPAGITASSGRFYGGDVVELKGPDGTVVARGVVAYDAGELSSMMGRSTSDLPADMRRPAVHADDLVAV; encoded by the coding sequence GTGAGCGTCCACCGCGAGGCCGTGCGGACCGCGCGCAGCATCGTCGTCAAGATCGGCACCACCGCGCTGACCACCCCGACAGGGGTATTCGACGCCCGTCGTCTGCAATCCCTGGTCGACGCCATCGAGGGCCGGATGAAGGCCGGCTCGGATGTGGTGATCGTGTCATCGGGTGCTATTGCCGCCGGTATCGAACCGCTCGGATTGCTCAGGCGGCCAACAGATCTGGCGACCAAGCAGGCAGCTGCCAGCGTGGGTCAGGTGGCGTTGGTGAACTCGTGGAGCGCGGCGTTTCGCCGGTATGACCGCACGGTGGGCCAGGTTCTGCTGACTGCCCACGACATCTCGATGCGGGTGCAGCACACCAACGCCCAGCGCACGCTGGACCGGTTGCGCGCCCTGCATGCGGTGGCGATCGTCAACGAGAACGACACCGTGGCCACCAACGAGATCCGATTCGGAGACAACGACCGGCTTTCCGCTCTGGTCGCCCATCTGGTGGGCGCCGACGCGTTGATCCTGCTCTCGGATATTGATGGGTTGTATGACTCCGACCCCCGCAAATCCGGGGCCAGGTTCATCCCCGAGGTCAATGGCCCCGACGACCTGGAAGGCGTGATCGCCGGTCGCGGAAGCAGTCTGGGCACCGGTGGCATGGCCTCGAAGTTGTCCTCGGCGCTGCTGGCCGCCGACGCCGGTGTTCCGGTGCTGCTGGCTGCCGCCGCCGATGCCGCGAATGCCCTGTCAGACGCCTCGGTGGGCACCGTGTTCGCGCCCCGCGGCACCCGGATGTCGGCGCGCCGGTTCTGGGTGCGCTACGCCGCTGATTCCGCCGGCAGCCTGACGCTGGACGAGGGCGCGGTGCGGGCGGTGCTGAAGCAGCGTCGGTCCCTGCTCCCGGCCGGGATCACGGCCTCGTCGGGCAGGTTCTACGGCGGCGACGTGGTCGAGTTGAAGGGTCCCGACGGGACGGTGGTGGCACGTGGTGTCGTGGCCTATGACGCCGGTGAACTGTCGTCGATGATGGGACGTTCGACCTCGGACCTGCCTGCCGACATGCGCCGCCCCGCGGTGCACGCCGACGATCTGGTGGCCGTCTAG